From a region of the Zingiber officinale cultivar Zhangliang chromosome 4B, Zo_v1.1, whole genome shotgun sequence genome:
- the LOC121977765 gene encoding (-)-alpha-terpineol synthase-like, producing the protein MKEKGLDIVPDLKKAWGDQCKSYFEEAKWFHHGRTPMLEEYMENGLVSIAGPIILSHAYCVAKDLTGEALKIFPNYHEITRSSSILFRLYDDMGTSTDELERGDVPKYVQCYMHEKGVSEEVARREIRELMRKYWRELNASLSWDSPLEEYFMNIQVNIPRMAQFFYDHEGDGYGKAYGETKSQIILLLFEPIQI; encoded by the exons ATGAAGGAGAAGGGCTTGGACATTGTGCCTGATTTAAAGAAAGCA TGGGGAGATCAATGCAAATCATACTTTGAGGAAGCAAAATGGTTCCACCATGGCCGAACCCCCATGCTCGAGGAGTACATGGAGAATGGACTGGTATCAATAGCTGGTCCAATCATTCTATCTCACGCTTACTGTGTGGCCAAAGACTTAACTGGAGAGGCCTTGAAAATTTTTCCCAATTACCATGAGATCACACGCTCCTCTAGCATACTTTTTCGTCTTTACGATGATATGGGCACTTCCACG GATGAGTTAGAAAGGGGCGACGTGCCAAAATATGTTCAATGCTACATGCACGAGAAAGGTGTCTCAGAGGAAGTGGCGAGAAGGGAGATAagagaattgatgaggaaataTTGGAGAGAATTGAATGCATCTCTTAGTTGGGATTCTCCATTAGAGGAGTACTTCATGAATATACAAGTTAACATCCCTCGGATGGCGCAGTTCTTTTATGATCACGAAGGAGATGGATATGGCAAGGCATATGGAGAAACTAAGTCTCAGATCATATTGCTATTATTCGAACCTAtccaaatttaa
- the LOC121978444 gene encoding uncharacterized protein LOC121978444 → MSYETAVKIDLSRADADQVKPTSTGPWGAPLFDKAIAYETSELSEPLVIEFPEMTSSTRRDHWLTLIKEVILLHRFILKFDIQNPIQAWEIHARSILGIFRLHAARELTRISSPSPANFLIFLLYEELPKGDYVLTELANTIKQKTSLRPCSANSILKGLNIYHVDSFSMERSPEENMNNQTDSLMSLGPTINQVREEAKEVSVAKATVEQMKGGGIADSLLVLVVLMSSVKNVLPRLQAVLSLERPMVTLFIRSVILIVIYKEMVGFAVALIALLIVAAILWARVNRIGERCREIVVNTTSDQTMMESIVAAEHSLNNLHELVKKTNIMILRIFSIIIGKAPKQANAVMWAMIAVAVLLVVIQFKYIVMGLTLYSFIAVSRIAKHMLNEQGNRRLKEWWESIPVIPVRTEKDSRSDFNCWQNGNFSVLLYFSFCMLIQSLQYRVSGLTVFSSSLILLMGGRCLMQIMLVVLPIQNPVEVDIQSMPTGLNLQKLTKVPDSSTTINTDPSSVIVY, encoded by the exons ATGTCATATGAAACTGCTGTAAAAATCGATCTTTCAAGAGCAGATGCTGATCAAGTTAAACCAACCTCAACTGGGCCATGGGGTGCTCCCTTGTTTGACAAAGCAATAGCATACGAGACGTCTGAATT ATCAGAACCCTTGGTGATAGAGTTCCCTGAGATGACTAGTTCCACTAGACGTGACCACTGGCTTACTCTAATAAAAGAAGTCATCTTGCTCCACCGCTTCATATTGAAATTTGATATTCAAAACCCTATACAGGCATGGGAGATCCATGCTAGAAGCATTTTGGGGATCTTCAGGCTTCATGCAGCTCGGGAATTAACGAGAATATCATCACCGTCTCCTGCAAACTTTTTGATTTTTTTGCTCTACGAGGAACTACCAAAGGGGGACTACGTTTTGACAGAATTAGCCAATACTATAAAGCAGAAAACTAGCCTAAGGCCATGTAGTGCAAATTCCATATTAAAGGGCTTAAACATCTACCATGTCGATTCCTTTTCCATGGAAAGAAGTCCTGAAGAAAACATGAACAATCAAACAGATTCTCTAATGTCTCTTGGGCCAACCATCAATCAAGTAAGGGAGGAAGCGAAGGAGGTTAGCGTAGCAAAAGCTACTGTCGAACAGATGAAAGGAGGAGGAATTGCGGATAGTCTTCTTGTTCTAGTT GTGCTTATGAGTTCAGTCAAAAATGTGCTTCCTCGGTTACAAGCGGTTCTGTCATTGGAAAGACCGATGGTCACACTATTCATACGCTCCGTGATTTTGATTGTCATATACAA GGAAATGGTTGGATTTGCAGTTGCACTGATTGCACTATTAATAGTTGCAGCGATACTTTGGGCCAGAGTGAATAGAATTGGAGAAAGATGCCGAGAGATTGTTGTGAACACCACCTCTGACCAAACAATGATGGAAAGCATCGTTGCAGCAGAACACAGTCTGAATAACTTGCATGAGCTCGTTAAGAAAACTAATATCATGATTTTGAGAATATTCTCGATAATAATCGGAAAGGCTCCAAAG CAAGCCAATGCTGTGATGTGGGCGATGATTGCAGTAGCAGTTCTGTTGGTGGTAATTCAGTTCAAGTATATTGTTATGGGGCTAACTTTGTACTCGTTCATAGCTGTTTCAAGGATCGCAAAGCACATGCTGAATGAACAGGGGAATCGTAGGTTGAAAGAGTGGTGGGAGTCGATCCCTGTCATTCCGGTTCGAACA GAAAAAGATTCAAGGTCGGACTTCAATTGCTGGCAAAATGGTAATTTCTCTGTACTTCTTTACTTCTCTTTCTGCATGCTCATTCAATCACTGCA GTATCGAGTCAGTGGTTTAACAGTTTTCTCATCTTCATTGATTTTACTCATGGGCGGAAG ATGTCTTATGCAAATAATGCTTGTTGTGCTACCTATACAAAATCCTGTTGAAGTTGACATTCAATCGATGCCGACTGGTCTAAACTTACAAAAACTGACAAAAGTCCCTGACAGTAGTACTACTATTAATACCGACCCTTCTAGTGTCATCGTGTACTAG